In Alteromonas sp. V450, the following proteins share a genomic window:
- a CDS encoding thioesterase family protein, producing the protein MPTDKKITANTELDHRAMIDHVIALFRDNMPFNKLLGLEFVTQGTGLDTQISLHLNWQPTLTGNPMQKILHGGVTATMLDTIGGLVSIIETIKQTSVEHLVDLQVKLPTMGTVDMRVDYLRPGRGEHFIATAVIIRKGSKLVVCRMELHNEKGDHIAFGTGTYMLG; encoded by the coding sequence ATGCCTACTGATAAAAAGATAACGGCAAATACAGAATTAGATCACCGCGCTATGATAGACCATGTTATTGCACTTTTTCGTGATAATATGCCGTTTAACAAGTTGTTAGGCTTGGAATTTGTAACGCAAGGTACTGGTTTAGACACTCAGATTTCTTTGCATCTTAATTGGCAACCCACACTCACCGGTAACCCGATGCAAAAAATTCTACACGGCGGTGTGACAGCGACTATGCTAGACACCATCGGTGGGTTAGTTTCAATTATAGAAACCATCAAACAAACATCGGTTGAGCACCTTGTAGATCTTCAAGTGAAACTGCCTACCATGGGCACGGTTGATATGCGAGTAGACTATCTAAGGCCGGGAAGAGGTGAGCATTTTATTGCAACGGCGGTAATTATACGCAAAGGCAGTAAACTCGTGGTTTGTAGAATGGAGTTGCATAATGAAAAAGGCGACCATATCGCCTTTGGTACAGGTACGTATATGCTGGGGTAG
- a CDS encoding magnesium transporter, with translation MAEPLPDLIEEIVTESMGDDPATLLATLAGQDEVYIASLLESLPVEKRLAVWEGIPRDRKLDVLVEMRSDPREILIDNTPHNEWASIFADIDAEDLLELLDSLPKRLVDMAYESLDSKERKYFREATQFPDNQIGHWVNHEQLVLPSNAKVREGLRLLRRDIPQHCDSIFLVNRSGQFSALVKISHLFTAQDHVSLFDLSEENVTTIQGADDTMNASLVVQRSGLASLPVVDENNKLLGRLDVTSASELVNEFYERQVMASAGMDEDEDLFSPVAKSAKNRALWLGINLLTAFLASWFIGLFEGTLQQVVALAVLMPVVASMGGIAGSQTLTLIVRGLALGQVTPANLRVLMVKELKVGGVNGVIWALVIGVVAYFWFTDAMLGLVICLAILFNIVAAALAGVFVPVILDKLKIDPALSGSVILTTVTDIVGFVAFLGLGTLFLL, from the coding sequence ATGGCAGAGCCATTACCAGATTTAATTGAAGAAATTGTTACTGAGAGCATGGGTGACGACCCGGCAACCTTGCTCGCAACGTTAGCGGGACAAGACGAGGTATACATCGCATCGCTGCTAGAATCTTTGCCGGTGGAAAAACGTCTGGCGGTGTGGGAGGGTATTCCTCGCGATCGTAAACTCGATGTGCTGGTCGAAATGCGTAGCGACCCTCGCGAAATACTCATAGACAATACGCCCCACAATGAGTGGGCGTCTATTTTTGCCGACATTGATGCTGAAGACTTACTAGAACTTCTTGATTCATTGCCGAAACGTTTAGTCGATATGGCGTATGAATCTCTTGATTCCAAAGAACGAAAATACTTCCGAGAAGCGACTCAATTCCCAGATAATCAAATAGGACACTGGGTGAATCACGAGCAGTTAGTCCTGCCATCGAACGCAAAAGTACGCGAAGGTTTACGCTTGCTAAGGCGCGATATACCTCAGCACTGTGACAGCATTTTTTTGGTGAATCGCTCCGGTCAATTTTCTGCGCTAGTTAAAATTAGCCATCTTTTTACAGCGCAAGATCACGTGTCGCTTTTTGACTTATCGGAAGAAAATGTTACTACCATTCAAGGTGCCGATGACACTATGAACGCGTCGCTGGTTGTTCAGCGGTCAGGATTAGCGTCGTTGCCTGTGGTAGACGAGAACAACAAATTGCTTGGACGTTTAGATGTGACATCGGCCAGTGAGTTAGTCAACGAATTTTATGAACGTCAAGTGATGGCTTCGGCGGGTATGGATGAGGACGAAGACTTATTTTCACCTGTGGCAAAAAGCGCGAAAAACCGGGCTTTGTGGCTTGGAATTAATCTGCTCACAGCATTTTTGGCATCGTGGTTTATCGGGTTATTTGAAGGTACGCTTCAGCAAGTCGTTGCACTTGCCGTACTGATGCCGGTAGTGGCGAGTATGGGGGGCATTGCGGGAAGCCAAACGCTTACGCTTATTGTGCGCGGCCTGGCTTTGGGGCAGGTCACGCCCGCTAACTTACGTGTGCTTATGGTAAAAGAGCTAAAAGTGGGCGGTGTTAATGGCGTTATTTGGGCCTTGGTAATAGGCGTAGTTGCCTATTTTTGGTTCACCGACGCCATGTTGGGTCTAGTGATCTGTTTAGCCATATTGTTCAACATTGTAGCCGCCGCGCTCGCAGGGGTTTTCGTGCCTGTAATTTTAGACAAGCTAAAGATCGATCCTGCATTATCAGGGTCAGTAATTTTGACGACTGTTACCGATATCGTTGGTTTTGTGGCGTTTTTAGGCTTGGGCACATTGTTTCTTCTATAA
- the rarD gene encoding EamA family transporter RarD yields MSKQASAAQVGVICAIAAYSMWGVAPVYFKQLMVLPAAEILMHRVIWSVVLLIGFIAALKQWPKVGAALRNKRVMQILFVAGLLLGANWLLFIWAINNDHILDASLGYYINPLINVFLGRLFLGERLRNLQRVAVGLAVIGVAILIVSYGHVPWIALVLAGSFSVYGLLRKQVAVDSLPGLFIETLMLSPLAVAYWIFFGSEYSNLFNNDATLNMLILAAGIVTTAPLLCFTAAARRIMYSTLGFFQYIGPTLMFILAIYLYGEPLEESRLVTFGFVWLALFLFSYDSLANYRHQRKLKSVEAG; encoded by the coding sequence TTGTCTAAGCAAGCCAGTGCCGCTCAAGTCGGCGTTATTTGTGCCATAGCCGCCTACAGCATGTGGGGTGTTGCGCCTGTTTATTTTAAACAGTTGATGGTCTTGCCGGCGGCTGAAATCCTAATGCACCGAGTTATTTGGTCGGTCGTGCTTTTAATTGGATTTATTGCCGCACTAAAGCAATGGCCAAAGGTGGGCGCAGCTTTGCGCAATAAGCGTGTCATGCAGATTTTGTTTGTTGCCGGCTTGTTACTTGGGGCTAACTGGCTTTTGTTCATTTGGGCTATTAATAACGACCATATTCTGGATGCGAGCCTTGGCTATTACATTAACCCGCTTATCAACGTATTCTTGGGTAGACTTTTTTTAGGCGAAAGATTACGCAACTTACAGCGAGTGGCTGTTGGGCTTGCGGTTATTGGCGTAGCCATTCTTATCGTCTCTTACGGCCACGTTCCGTGGATTGCCTTAGTACTTGCCGGCAGCTTCAGCGTTTATGGCCTATTGCGCAAGCAGGTGGCGGTAGACTCGCTACCAGGCCTTTTCATTGAGACCCTGATGCTCTCGCCACTCGCTGTTGCTTATTGGATATTTTTTGGCTCTGAATACAGCAACTTATTTAACAACGATGCCACACTGAACATGCTTATTTTGGCGGCAGGCATTGTAACTACTGCGCCGCTGCTTTGTTTTACCGCTGCGGCAAGGCGCATAATGTATTCAACATTGGGCTTTTTTCAGTACATTGGCCCAACGCTCATGTTTATTTTGGCAATTTATTTATATGGCGAGCCGCTAGAAGAGTCTCGTCTAGTCACGTTCGGCTTTGTATGGCTTGCGCTGTTCTTGTTCAGTTACGACTCACTAGCTAATTATCGCCATCAGCGTAAGTTAAAAAGCGTGGAAGCTGGGTAG
- a CDS encoding diguanylate cyclase has product MQQHVLIIENGEGNLELIAKLVRRAGLTPVGATSLTEGKVRFSQNIPETFLCAIIAYNLPDAPHGEGIDFAVKSFIPTIATTENLDNDVRDKVLERDVVDYIPKENSQNYDYLNRLISRLEKNKSTGVVVVSTNRVLRSRTVSLLQRHNFIALECLTATDAMQCLSEHNNVRLVITDNTLPDMTGTHFVASLRKAFSKEQLAIMGIAGGKGMLMSAHFIKSGANDFLRVPYCHEEFLCRVMQNVEYIESVEEIRRVANTDYLTGLPNRRHFFYMVTVQHQNLSKDHALALIDLDFFKSINDTHGHDAGDIVLKAMAALIEFYFPDEIISRFGGEEFCIYMPTTPLDEASKRLDDFRKVVEAEVIQLTNTDIKVTCSIGISGAHTQRVDKLLSLADKQLYAAKNNGRNQVKCEPPTDDHRE; this is encoded by the coding sequence ATGCAGCAACATGTGCTGATCATCGAGAACGGTGAAGGCAACCTTGAACTTATAGCAAAATTAGTTCGCCGTGCGGGCCTTACACCTGTAGGCGCAACGTCGCTTACAGAAGGTAAAGTAAGGTTTTCGCAAAACATACCAGAAACGTTTCTGTGCGCCATTATTGCCTACAACTTGCCCGATGCCCCACATGGTGAAGGTATCGATTTTGCGGTCAAATCATTCATTCCTACTATTGCGACTACCGAAAACCTTGATAATGACGTTCGCGACAAGGTCCTCGAGCGGGACGTTGTTGACTACATTCCCAAAGAAAATTCACAAAATTACGACTACCTCAATCGCCTTATCAGCCGGTTAGAGAAAAACAAGTCTACTGGCGTTGTCGTGGTTAGCACGAATCGCGTTTTACGTTCAAGAACCGTTTCTCTACTCCAGCGCCATAACTTTATTGCGCTCGAGTGTTTAACGGCCACAGACGCCATGCAGTGCTTATCTGAACATAACAACGTACGTCTCGTCATTACCGATAACACGCTTCCCGATATGACGGGAACGCATTTTGTTGCCAGTTTAAGAAAAGCTTTCTCTAAAGAACAGTTGGCCATCATGGGAATAGCGGGCGGTAAAGGCATGTTAATGTCAGCGCATTTTATCAAAAGTGGTGCTAACGATTTTTTAAGGGTGCCCTACTGCCACGAAGAATTTTTATGTCGCGTCATGCAAAACGTTGAGTACATTGAGAGCGTTGAAGAGATTCGTCGTGTAGCTAACACAGACTATTTAACAGGGTTACCGAATAGGCGCCACTTTTTCTATATGGTCACGGTACAACACCAGAATTTATCTAAAGATCACGCCCTGGCGCTTATCGATTTAGACTTTTTCAAATCAATAAATGATACCCATGGCCATGATGCTGGCGATATCGTGTTAAAAGCAATGGCTGCACTTATAGAGTTTTACTTTCCAGACGAAATTATCTCTCGATTTGGCGGTGAAGAATTTTGTATTTATATGCCAACGACACCGCTCGATGAGGCATCTAAACGTTTAGACGATTTCAGAAAAGTGGTGGAAGCTGAAGTTATTCAACTTACTAATACTGATATTAAAGTCACCTGTAGTATTGGGATAAGCGGTGCTCATACTCAGCGCGTAGATAAATTATTAAGCCTTGCTGACAAACAGCTATACGCTGCGAAAAACAATGGGCGAAACCAAGTTAAATGTGAACCGCCTACCGACGATCACCGTGAGTAA
- the uvrD gene encoding DNA helicase II produces the protein MDVSRLLDELNDKQREAVAAPLSNALVLAGAGSGKTRVLVHRIAWLMDVENIAPFSILAVTFTNKAAKEMRGRIESLMGKSLHNMWIGTFHGLAHRLLRAHHAEANLPENFQIIDSDDQYRLIRRILKAMNLDEKHWAPRQIQWYINGNKDEGLRPQHIETHGDHIQKTMREVYAAYQDACDRSGLVDFAELLLRAHELWAKNPEVLAHYQRRFRAVLVDEFQDTNNIQYAWLRMLCSGDNNNIMIVGDDDQSIYGWRGANVDNIQHFLKDFHNPATIRLEQNYRSTGNILKAANTVIDNNSGRLGKELWTEDAQGELISVYAGFNELDEARFIVSKIKDWLNQGNALSDTAILYRNNAQSRVLEEALLHEGLAYRIYGGLRFFERQEIKDALGYMRMISHPHDDAAFERVVNTPSRGIGEKTLSQVREAARKHNCSMWQASQLLINEGSFKGRAFNAMQSFVLLITELEQATLDVSLDQQADKAIRQSGLYAMYQAERGEKAQARLENLEELVSACKTFIVPDEAEEMTPLAAFLAHASLEAGETQADTDQDAVQMMTIHTAKGLEFPLVFMAGVEEGMFPSQMTNDEPGRMEEERRLCYVGMTRAMQKLYITYAESRRLYGQDKYHTASRFIREMPSDCVEEVRLKSTISRPVHNRFSQATSHASFEETGFSLGERVVHRKFGEGIVLNYEGSGEHGRVQVNFDEFGSKWLVLAYAKLEKA, from the coding sequence ATGGATGTATCTCGACTGCTAGACGAGCTGAACGATAAACAACGTGAAGCGGTAGCAGCGCCACTCTCAAATGCGCTCGTATTAGCAGGTGCTGGTAGCGGCAAAACCCGCGTGCTTGTGCACCGTATAGCATGGTTGATGGATGTTGAAAACATTGCGCCCTTTTCTATTTTAGCGGTAACCTTTACCAACAAGGCGGCTAAAGAAATGCGTGGCCGTATTGAATCATTAATGGGCAAAAGCCTACACAATATGTGGATTGGTACCTTCCATGGACTCGCGCATCGCTTGTTGCGGGCACATCATGCAGAAGCCAACTTGCCTGAAAATTTTCAAATTATCGACTCGGACGATCAGTATCGACTCATTCGCCGCATTCTTAAAGCGATGAACTTAGATGAGAAGCACTGGGCCCCGCGTCAAATTCAGTGGTACATCAACGGCAATAAGGACGAAGGCCTTCGTCCTCAGCACATTGAAACACATGGCGACCATATCCAAAAGACAATGCGCGAAGTCTACGCTGCTTATCAAGACGCTTGTGACCGTTCAGGACTAGTAGACTTTGCCGAACTGCTGCTTCGCGCACACGAATTGTGGGCCAAGAACCCTGAGGTGCTAGCACATTATCAACGTCGATTTCGCGCCGTACTCGTTGACGAATTTCAAGATACCAACAACATTCAGTATGCGTGGCTTAGAATGCTATGCAGCGGCGACAACAACAATATTATGATTGTAGGCGACGACGACCAGTCAATTTACGGCTGGCGTGGTGCGAATGTCGATAATATTCAGCACTTTCTGAAAGACTTTCACAATCCGGCCACCATTCGTCTTGAACAAAATTACCGGTCGACAGGCAACATACTGAAAGCCGCAAATACGGTAATTGATAATAATTCAGGCCGTTTAGGTAAAGAGTTATGGACTGAAGATGCGCAGGGTGAATTGATTTCAGTTTACGCTGGGTTTAACGAACTCGATGAGGCACGCTTTATCGTATCGAAGATCAAAGACTGGCTGAATCAAGGCAATGCATTAAGCGATACGGCTATTTTGTACCGTAACAATGCCCAGTCTCGCGTGCTTGAAGAGGCATTGCTACACGAAGGCCTAGCGTATCGCATTTACGGTGGTTTGCGCTTCTTCGAACGTCAAGAAATCAAAGATGCCCTTGGCTACATGCGTATGATAAGCCACCCACACGATGACGCAGCTTTCGAACGTGTGGTAAACACGCCAAGCCGTGGCATTGGTGAGAAAACGCTTTCGCAAGTGCGTGAAGCCGCGCGTAAACATAATTGTTCTATGTGGCAAGCCAGCCAGTTATTAATTAATGAAGGGAGCTTTAAAGGCCGTGCATTTAATGCAATGCAAAGTTTTGTGCTGCTCATTACGGAACTAGAGCAAGCAACGCTTGACGTATCGCTTGATCAACAAGCAGACAAAGCGATACGCCAGTCAGGTTTGTACGCCATGTACCAAGCCGAGCGAGGCGAAAAAGCGCAAGCTCGACTGGAAAACCTAGAAGAACTTGTAAGTGCATGTAAAACGTTTATTGTGCCAGATGAAGCAGAAGAAATGACGCCCTTAGCGGCATTCTTAGCGCATGCTTCATTGGAGGCGGGCGAAACTCAAGCTGATACCGATCAAGACGCTGTACAAATGATGACTATCCACACGGCAAAGGGGTTAGAGTTTCCCTTAGTGTTTATGGCCGGTGTTGAAGAAGGTATGTTCCCAAGCCAAATGACAAACGACGAACCTGGTCGAATGGAAGAGGAACGTCGTCTTTGTTATGTCGGTATGACACGTGCTATGCAAAAGTTATATATCACTTATGCAGAAAGTCGTCGCTTATACGGCCAAGATAAGTATCATACGGCGTCTCGATTTATTCGCGAGATGCCATCAGATTGCGTAGAGGAAGTTAGGCTTAAATCAACAATTTCACGTCCAGTACACAACCGATTTAGCCAAGCAACATCACATGCAAGTTTCGAAGAAACCGGGTTTAGCCTAGGTGAGCGCGTTGTACACAGAAAATTCGGCGAAGGTATAGTGCTCAATTATGAAGGCAGTGGAGAGCACGGCAGAGTTCAAGTAAACTTTGATGAATTCGGCAGTAAGTGGCTGGTACTCGCGTACGCTAAGTTGGAGAAAGCGTAA
- the cysE gene encoding serine O-acetyltransferase: MNAHSAPIDFWSKLKQEAQVVAESEPLLSSYVHASVLAHHNFESSLSFILSNKMADDVMPALAIREVFDEAYLLEPGISEAAIADILAIEARDAAVSDYLTPLLHFKGFHAVQVHRMAHYLWLHGRHQLALFLQSRNSASFGVDIHPAARIGKGVMFDHATGIVVGETAVVEDNVSILQSVTLGGTGNESGDRHPKIRQGVLIGAGAKILGNIEIGEGSKVGAGSVVLNSVPAHVTVVGVPAKVVGRPVCQSPCESMRQNVFEDNSYQSE, translated from the coding sequence ATGAACGCACATTCGGCCCCTATCGACTTCTGGTCGAAGCTAAAACAGGAAGCGCAAGTCGTTGCTGAGAGTGAGCCGCTTTTGTCGAGTTATGTGCACGCCAGTGTGCTTGCGCATCATAACTTTGAGTCGTCACTAAGCTTTATTCTTTCTAATAAAATGGCCGACGACGTCATGCCTGCATTAGCTATTCGTGAAGTCTTTGATGAAGCTTACTTGCTAGAGCCGGGTATTAGTGAAGCCGCCATAGCGGATATTTTAGCCATTGAAGCGCGAGATGCTGCGGTTAGTGACTATTTAACGCCACTTCTTCATTTTAAGGGCTTCCACGCGGTACAAGTGCACCGTATGGCCCATTATCTTTGGTTACATGGTCGACACCAGCTGGCATTGTTCTTACAAAGTAGAAATTCAGCGAGCTTCGGTGTGGATATTCATCCGGCAGCACGAATTGGTAAAGGGGTAATGTTTGACCATGCCACTGGTATTGTGGTGGGTGAAACAGCTGTAGTTGAAGATAACGTGTCTATTTTACAAAGTGTCACGCTTGGTGGGACGGGGAATGAGTCGGGTGATCGTCACCCCAAAATACGCCAAGGCGTATTAATTGGTGCAGGCGCCAAAATCTTAGGGAATATTGAAATTGGCGAAGGCTCAAAAGTCGGAGCGGGCAGTGTTGTGCTGAATAGCGTGCCGGCGCATGTCACTGTGGTGGGCGTGCCTGCGAAAGTAGTAGGGAGACCAGTTTGTCAAAGTCCATGCGAGTCCATGCGACAAAACGTGTTCGAAGATAACTCATACCAATCTGAATAG
- a CDS encoding HAD-IA family hydrolase yields MQFFRSINNVEAMTFDLDDTLYNNEPIIQRAEQALQAHIAQHHKAVAAMSASDWLMLKRAAIKKDKRLASDMGQLRRVVLTAALSNTHPEKLTTERSHDEEINNAVEACFTCFYDARSDFALSDEVHATLKTISQHVPLIGITNGNVDTQKIGIDDYFETVLHASMARPMKPARNMFDEAATRLQTPPKHILHVGDNIIKDVQGAINAGFQAAWFACNRPVKLTSEPVSVLPHVALDSLDELTHFL; encoded by the coding sequence ATGCAGTTTTTCAGGTCGATCAACAACGTCGAGGCGATGACCTTTGACCTTGATGATACGCTTTACAATAACGAACCTATAATTCAGCGCGCAGAGCAAGCGCTTCAAGCCCATATTGCACAACACCATAAAGCCGTTGCAGCGATGTCGGCAAGCGATTGGCTCATGTTAAAACGGGCAGCTATTAAAAAGGACAAGCGATTGGCATCTGATATGGGCCAGCTTCGTCGCGTCGTTCTTACTGCAGCCCTTTCTAATACGCATCCTGAGAAGCTGACTACAGAACGGAGTCACGATGAGGAAATCAATAACGCGGTAGAAGCCTGTTTTACGTGTTTTTATGATGCAAGAAGTGACTTTGCATTGTCTGATGAAGTACATGCAACACTTAAGACGATAAGCCAACACGTACCCCTTATCGGTATCACAAATGGCAATGTAGACACACAGAAAATTGGTATTGATGACTATTTCGAAACCGTGCTTCACGCCAGCATGGCGCGTCCTATGAAGCCGGCGCGAAATATGTTTGATGAAGCAGCAACGCGTTTACAAACCCCACCTAAGCATATATTACACGTGGGTGATAACATCATTAAAGATGTTCAAGGGGCTATAAACGCTGGCTTTCAAGCCGCATGGTTTGCTTGCAATAGGCCAGTGAAACTGACCAGCGAGCCAGTAAGCGTTCTGCCTCACGTTGCATTGGACAGCCTCGATGAATTAACCCACTTCCTTTAA
- the xerC gene encoding tyrosine recombinase XerC — protein MSFDTPISEHCQHWLEKFLLHLQVERGLSPHTIKNYQRQLTEVAKLLGLFEWSGLTPSDIKRVMADAKMSGHSARSIALRLSALRTFCQYLIDNKQLFSNPVEGIQAPKQSKPLPKQLSVDEMQQLLNNSPRSSDDDEGIQLRDIAMFELLYGCGLRLSELTGLNLADCLKDGTVKVMGKGSKQRVLPLGRHAQRALNAWLKVRPAYASPYESAVFVSKRKTRISNRQVANRLDKMAQDQSLSQKVSPHKLRHSFATHVLESSGDLRAVQELLGHANLSTTQVYTHLDFQHLANVYDAAHPRAHKK, from the coding sequence GTGTCTTTCGATACGCCTATCAGTGAACATTGCCAGCATTGGTTGGAAAAATTTTTGCTCCACCTGCAGGTAGAACGAGGCTTATCACCACACACCATCAAAAATTACCAACGCCAGTTGACCGAAGTTGCGAAATTACTTGGCCTTTTTGAATGGTCAGGCCTAACGCCTAGCGATATAAAAAGAGTGATGGCAGATGCGAAGATGTCTGGCCACAGCGCTCGAAGCATCGCATTACGTTTGTCAGCATTGCGTACTTTTTGCCAGTACCTCATCGACAATAAACAGTTGTTTAGCAATCCCGTTGAGGGAATTCAAGCACCGAAACAAAGCAAGCCGCTCCCCAAGCAGCTAAGCGTCGATGAAATGCAGCAGTTGCTTAATAACTCCCCTCGAAGTAGTGATGACGATGAAGGCATTCAGTTGCGTGACATTGCTATGTTCGAGCTGCTTTATGGCTGCGGGCTGCGCTTAAGTGAACTGACTGGTCTTAACTTAGCCGACTGTTTAAAAGACGGCACAGTAAAAGTAATGGGTAAAGGAAGTAAACAGCGAGTATTACCCTTAGGCCGGCACGCACAACGGGCACTAAACGCGTGGTTAAAAGTGCGCCCGGCCTATGCATCGCCGTACGAAAGCGCAGTTTTTGTGAGTAAACGCAAAACCAGAATATCGAACAGACAAGTTGCGAATCGTTTAGACAAAATGGCGCAAGACCAATCACTGTCGCAAAAAGTAAGCCCGCACAAACTGCGCCATTCTTTCGCAACTCACGTATTAGAATCCAGTGGTGACTTGCGTGCGGTTCAAGAACTTCTGGGTCACGCAAACTTGTCAACAACACAAGTTTATACCCATCTGGACTTCCAGCATCTCGCCAATGTTTACGATGCAGCGCATCCGCGCGCACACAAAAAATAA
- a CDS encoding DUF484 family protein produces the protein MSDVSGPSSATQLAEPFSSEQKLAAQDVYEYLIQHPEFFEQHADILEKVKLPHEQKGSVSLVEIQGEQLRKKVRQLNLKLSQLVSVAKQNEKIYRVYTDLNVQLLRCESVAEVQFTLEDVLQERLALSSAVIKSFKGPHAIPELQQRLFTEKRFKNTHFFFGRLSQHERQLLFGENSAESVALMLLGDKRELGILGISSSDASHFTPDMDTLLLQQLQQVLNIILPDMMGY, from the coding sequence ATGAGCGATGTATCAGGCCCATCAAGCGCTACGCAACTAGCTGAACCATTCTCGTCAGAGCAAAAACTTGCTGCACAGGATGTATACGAATACTTGATCCAACATCCTGAATTTTTTGAACAGCATGCAGACATACTAGAAAAAGTTAAGCTGCCCCATGAGCAGAAAGGCAGCGTTTCACTGGTAGAAATCCAAGGTGAACAGCTGCGTAAAAAGGTAAGACAACTCAACCTTAAGCTAAGCCAGCTCGTTTCAGTCGCCAAGCAGAACGAAAAGATTTATCGCGTATACACAGATTTGAACGTGCAATTACTCCGTTGTGAAAGCGTTGCCGAAGTACAGTTCACTCTAGAAGACGTATTGCAGGAACGCCTTGCACTATCATCAGCGGTAATAAAAAGCTTTAAAGGCCCTCATGCTATTCCTGAACTGCAACAGCGTCTGTTTACCGAAAAACGATTTAAAAACACTCACTTCTTCTTTGGTCGCTTGTCACAGCATGAGCGTCAGTTACTGTTCGGTGAAAACAGCGCAGAGTCGGTTGCGCTCATGTTACTTGGCGATAAACGCGAGCTAGGTATTTTGGGCATTAGCAGTAGCGATGCTAGCCACTTTACACCTGACATGGACACGCTTTTGTTGCAGCAGCTTCAGCAAGTACTTAACATCATCCTACCTGATATGATGGGATATTAA
- the dapF gene encoding diaminopimelate epimerase — protein MQVQFSKMHGLGNDFMVIDNVTQNVFFSKEKIQQLANRNFGIGFDQLLMVEPPYDPEQDFHYRIFNADGSEVEQCGNGARCFARFVKQKGLIGRNKIVVSTKAGKMVLYLEKDGQVTVNMGKPEFEPAKIPLKANKQENTYILRVGESTLFIGAASMGNPHCVMEVEDVDTANVAEIGPLVEKHERFPEGVNVGFMQVISESHIKLRVFERGSGETLACGSGACAAVAVGQMQGKLGKDVRVDLPGGSLRIRWPGPDNVLKMTGPAEHVYDGQIVL, from the coding sequence ATGCAGGTTCAATTTTCTAAAATGCACGGGTTGGGTAACGATTTCATGGTTATTGATAACGTTACTCAGAACGTCTTTTTCTCTAAAGAAAAAATTCAACAACTCGCTAACCGAAATTTCGGTATTGGCTTCGATCAGCTGTTGATGGTGGAACCGCCTTACGATCCTGAGCAAGACTTCCACTATCGTATTTTCAATGCTGATGGCTCAGAAGTTGAACAATGCGGTAACGGTGCGCGCTGCTTCGCACGCTTTGTAAAGCAAAAAGGATTGATTGGCCGCAACAAAATAGTGGTTAGCACGAAGGCCGGCAAGATGGTGCTTTACCTTGAAAAAGATGGTCAGGTTACCGTCAACATGGGTAAGCCCGAATTCGAGCCTGCGAAAATTCCCTTAAAGGCTAACAAACAGGAAAATACCTATATTCTGCGCGTTGGTGAAAGCACTTTGTTTATTGGCGCAGCATCAATGGGCAACCCTCACTGCGTAATGGAAGTTGAAGACGTTGATACTGCCAACGTCGCTGAAATTGGTCCGTTGGTTGAAAAGCACGAGCGTTTTCCGGAAGGCGTAAATGTTGGATTTATGCAGGTAATTAGCGAATCTCACATTAAGTTGCGCGTCTTCGAACGCGGTTCAGGTGAAACACTCGCTTGTGGTAGTGGCGCATGTGCGGCGGTTGCTGTTGGCCAAATGCAAGGAAAATTGGGTAAAGACGTTCGCGTTGATTTGCCTGGTGGTAGCCTGCGTATTCGCTGGCCAGGCCCGGATAATGTGCTGAAAATGACAGGACCTGCGGAACATGTATACGATGGACAAATAGTATTATGA